From a single Apium graveolens cultivar Ventura chromosome 2, ASM990537v1, whole genome shotgun sequence genomic region:
- the LOC141708986 gene encoding cell division cycle protein 48 homolog has protein sequence MSTQPESSDPKGTKRDFSTAILERKKAANRLVVDEAVNDDNSVVALHPETMEKLQLFRGDTILIKGKKRKDTICIALADDTCDEPKIRMNKVVRSNLRVRLGDVVSVHQCADVKYGKRVHILPIDDTIEGVTGNLFDAYLKPYFLEAYRPVRKGDLFLVRGGMRSVEFKVIETDPAEYCVVAPDTEIFCEGEPLRREDEDRLDEIGYDDVGGVRKQMAQIRELVELPLRHPQLFKSIGVKPPKGILLYGPPGSGKTLIARAVANETGAFFFCINGPEIMSKLAGESESNLRKAFEEAEKNAPSIIFIDEIDSIAPKREKTHGEVERRIVSQLLTLMDGLKSRAHVIVMGATNRPNSIDPALRRFGRFDREIDIGVPDEVGRLEVLRIHTKNMKLAEDVDLEKISKETHGYVGADLAALCTESALQCIREKMDVIDLEDETIDAEILNSMAVTNEHFATALGTSNPSALRETVVEVPNVSWEDIGGLENVKRELQETVQYPVEHPEKFEKFGMSPSKGVLFYGPPGCGKTLLAKAIANECQANFISIKGPELLTMWFGESEANVREIFDKARGSAPCVLFFDELDSIATQRGSSSGDAGGAADRVLNQLLTEMDGMSAKKTVFIIGATNRPDIIDPALLRPGRLDQLIYIPLPDEASRHSIFKSCLRKSPVSKDVDLMALAKYTQGFSGADITEICQRACKYAIRENIEKDIEKERKRSENPEAMEEDDVEDEVSEIKAAHFEESMKYARRSVSDADIRKYQAFAQTLQQSRGFGSEFRFSETSGTAAAASDPFSAPSGAADEDDLYS, from the exons GGTAAAAAAAGAAAAGACACAATCTGCATTGCCCTAGCTGATGACACTTGTGATGAGCCAAAGATCAGGATGAACAAAGTTGTCAGATCAAACCTTAGGGTTAGACTTGGAGACGTAGTTTCTGTGCATCAATGCGCTGATGTTAAGTATGGAAAGCGTGTTCACATCCTTCCCATAGATGATACCATTGAAGGAGTTACAGGAAATCTTTTTGATGCTTATCTGAAAC CTTACTTTCTTGAAGCCTACCGCCCTGTTAGGAAGGGTGATCTATTTCTTGTAAGAGGAGGCATGCGAAGTGTGGAATTTAAGGTTATTGAGACAGACCCTGCTGAGTACTGTGTTGTTGCCCCTGATACTGAAATCTTCTGCGAGGGAGAGCCTCTTCGAAGGGAGGATGAAGATAGGCTGGACGAGATTGGATATGATGATGTTGGCGGTGTCCGTAAACAGATGGCTCAAATTAgggagttggtggagcttccatTAAGACATCCACAGCTCTTTAAGTCTATTGGAGTCAAACCACCGAAAGGAATCTTGCTCTATGGACCTCCTGGATCTGGTAAAACTTTGATAGCCCGAGCCGTTGCTAATGAAACTGGTGCTTTCTTCTTCTGCATTAATGGGCCAGAAATCATGTCAAAGTTGGCTGGGGAGAGTGAGAGCAATTTGAGGAAAGCATTCGAAGAAGCCGAAAAGAATGCGCCAtccattatatttattgatgagaTCGATTCAATTGCCCCCAAACGAGAAAAGACCCATGGAGAAGTTGAGAGGAGAATTGTTTCTCAGCTGTTGACACTTATGGATGGACTTAAATCTCGTGCACATGTAATTGTTATGGGTGCTACTAACCGTCCTAACAGTATTGACCCTGCCCTCAGAAGGTTTGGCAGGTTTGATAGGGAAATAGATATTGGTGTACCTGATGAAGTTGGACGGCTAGAGGTTCTCCGTATTCATACAAAGAACATGAAGCTTGCTGAAGAT GTTGATCTAGAAAAAATTTCAAAGGAGACGCATGGCTATGTAGGTGCAGATTTAGCAGCTCTGTGTACTGAGTCTGCACTTCAGTGCATCAGGGAGAAGATGGATGTTATCGACTTGGAAGACGAAACAATAGATGCAGAGATCCTGAACTCGATGGCAGTTACTAATGAGCACTTCGCCACTGCTCTTGGAACTAGCAATCCCTCTGCTCTGCGTGAAACA GTTGTTGAAGTGCCTAATGTTAGCTGGGAAGATATTGGAGGGTTGGAGAATGTTAAGAGAGAACTACAAGAG ACTGTTCAATATCCCGTGGAGCATCCTGAGAAGTTTGAGAAGTTTGGCATGTCTCCCTCAAAGGGAGTTCTTTTCTATGGACCACCTGGATGTGGGAAAACTTTACTGGCCAAGGCAATTGCTAATGAATGCCAAGCTAACTTTATCAGTATTAAAGGACCTGAGTTGCTAACCATGTGGTTTGGGGAAAGTGAGGCAAATGTGCGAGAAATATTTGACAAGGCCCGTGGATCTGCGCCTTGTGTCCTATTCTTTGATGAATTGGATTCAATTGCCACTCAG AGGGGAAGCAGTTCTGGAGATGCTGGTGGAGCAGCTGATAGGGTTTTGAATCAACTCTTGACTGAAATGGATGGCATGTCGGCCAAGAAGACTGTTTTTATTATTGGGGCAACCAACAGACCTGATATAATTGACCCTGCACTGTTGAGACCTGGTCGTCTTGATCAGTTAATTTACATTCCCCTACCTGATGAGGCTTCTCGCCATTCAATATTCAAGTCGTGCCTCAGGAAGTCCCCTGTTTCTAAAGATGTTGATCTGATGGCACTTGCGAAATACACTCAAGGCTTTAGTGGTGCTGATATTACAGAAATATGCCAAAGGGCTTGCAAATACGCCATCAGGGAGAACATCGAGAAA GACATTGAGAAAGAGAGGAAGAGAAGTGAGAATCCCGAGGCAATGGAGGAGGATGATGTTGAAGATGAGGTCTCTGAGATCAAGGCAGCTCATTTTGAAGAATCAATGAAGTATGCACGTCGCAGTGTCAGTGATGCTGATATCAGAAAGTATCAAGCATTTGCCCAGACATTGCAGCAGTCTAGAGGGTTTGGCTCTGAGTTCCGATTTTCGGAAACTAGTGGTACTGCAGCAGCGGCCTCTGATCCATTTTCAGCTCCTTCCGGGGCTGCTGATGAAGACGACCTATATAGTTAG
- the LOC141708988 gene encoding RNA polymerase sigma factor sigF, chloroplastic has protein sequence MYVQSLYTSMEVSKSLLSSSSQFPPRSLPKHFYSALKLHEQATHVLNSMQTTSLAPTFPTSACTQEQPDDVKPLLRMDRTNQAILVGKQPETGFGAYEVNSTVDPDKFLEEFQRQLLHRQGLWYLSPSSQTGSMPSSLLSEQSGGPVTKKSAGVKPCDVLALAKEALLASKQAVLLAEDHKPSSANLDESHTLSFGSMTSADFPVEQARTVRSTRRLERQSKKRRIPERKEMLHDKRVIPPRSKSKASDSDDPLRLFSWVPETKKLLTAKEESELIAHIQELMKLEEVKGRLHAQFGREPTLVEWADAVGLSCRALKSQIHCSNKSREKLIYANFRLVVHIAKQFNGRGLNLQDLLQEGSMGLMWSIKKFKPQAGCRFATYAYWWIRQSVRKSIFQHSRTIRLPDSVYGLLYKVTEAKRQCIQDGHHRPTKEQIAVRCGITVDKLQRLLYLVRTPLSMEQAVWADQPTTYQQITADKAVETPKATVEKQLMRQHIRNLLGVLSPKERKIMQLRYGILDGESKTLSDIGVVFGLSKERVRQLESRSLYKLRQHLDSEGLAAYEDLLA, from the exons CTCTGAAGCTACATGAACAAGCTACTCATGTACTTAACTCAATGCAAACTACTTCTTTAGCTCCGACTTTCCCTACCTCTGCCTGTACTCAAGAGCAGCCAGATGATGTTAAGCCTTTGTTGCGGATGGACAGAACAAACCAG GCAATATTGGTTGGGAAACAACCGGAAACGGGATTCGGAGCATATGAAGTGAATAGTACTGTTGATCCGGATAAATTTCTTGAAGAATTCCAACGCCAATTGCTGCATCGGCAAGGTTTATGGTATTT ATCACCATCCTCACAGACGGGAAGTATGCCATCCTCATTATTGAGTGAGCAGTCTGGTGGTCCTGTAACTAAGAAATCTGCGGGAGTAAAACCATGTGATGTGCTTGCCCTTGCAAAAGAAGCTCTGTTAGCCTCTAAACAAGCAGTCTTATTGGCTGAGGACCACAAACCGTCTAGTGCCAATCTCGATGAATCCCACACCCTAAG TTTTGGATCTATGACATCGGCCGATTTCCCAGTTGAACAGGCCAGAACTGTCAGGTCAACACGTCGTTTGGAGAGACAATCTAAGAAGAGAAGGATTCCTGAGAGAAAAGAAATGCTTCATGATAAGAGAGTCATCCCTCCGAGAAGTAAAAGTAAGGCATCTGATTCTGATGATCCTCTTAGATTATTCTCGTGGGTTCCAGAAACCAAAAAACTTTTGACTGctaaggaagaatctgaattGATTGCTCACATACAG GAGCTAATGAAATTAGAAGAAGTGAAAGGCAGGCTACATGCTCAGTTTGGACGTGAGCCAACTCTGGTTGAATGGGCTGACGCTGTTGGGCTTAGTTGTCGTGCCTTGAAGTCACAAATACACTGTAGTAACAAGAGCAGGGAGAAGTTAATATATGCCAACTTTCGCTTAGTGGTTCATATAGCAAAGCAGTTTAACGGGCGTGGGCTTAATCTTCAGGATTTATTACAG GAAGGAAGCATGGGCCTGATGTGGAGTATTAAAAAGTTTAAACCCCAAGCTGGCTGTAGATTTGCTACTTATGCTTACTGGTGGATACGGCAGTCAGTTAGGAAGTCTATATTTCAACATTCTAGGACAATCCGTTTGCCA GATAGTGTATATGGACTCCTGTACAAAGTAACGGAAGCAAAGAGACAATGCATTCAAGATGGCCACCATCGTCCTACCAAGGAGCAAATTGCAGTTCGTTGCGGAATTACAGTTGATAAGTTGCAAAGACTGCTATATTTAGTAAGAACGCCTCTTTCAATGGAACAGGCTGTGTGGGCAGATCAGCCTACCACATATCAG CAAATCACTGCTGACAAGGCAGTTGAGACCCCAAAAGCAACTGTGGAAAAGCAACTTATGAGGCAACACATACGCAACTTACTCGGTGTTCTTAGTCCCAAAGAAAGGAAAATTATGCAGCTGAGATACGGCATTTTAGACGGTGAATCGAAAACACTATCTGACATAGGTGTTGTTTTTGGATTGTCCAAGGAACGAGTGCGACAGCTAGAAAGCCGATCACTATACAAACTGAGGCAGCATCTAGATAGTGAAGGGTTGGCTGCCTATGAAGATTTGCTTGCTTAG